A region of Cellulophaga sp. RHA19 DNA encodes the following proteins:
- a CDS encoding nuclear transport factor 2 family protein produces the protein MSLNLKEKAIAFYKTAYLGNPKKAVELYVGDQYIQHNPDVENGTAGFIAYFERMQTEYPDKSIEFVRAITEGNLVALHTHQTWPGNDQYVTMDFFRFDQNGKIVEHWDAIQQIPKASKNPNTMY, from the coding sequence ATGAGCCTTAACTTAAAAGAAAAAGCAATTGCATTTTACAAAACTGCATATTTGGGCAACCCTAAAAAAGCGGTAGAATTATATGTTGGTGACCAGTATATACAACACAACCCAGACGTAGAAAATGGTACCGCTGGTTTTATAGCGTATTTTGAGCGCATGCAGACAGAATACCCAGACAAAAGCATTGAGTTTGTTAGAGCCATTACAGAGGGTAATCTTGTAGCTTTACACACGCACCAAACGTGGCCCGGTAACGACCAATACGTTACTATGGATTTTTTTAGATTTGACCAGAACGGCAAAATTGTAGAGCACTGGGATGCTATACAGCAAATACCCAAAGCATCTAAAAACCCAAATACAATGTACTAA